The following proteins are encoded in a genomic region of Zea mays cultivar B73 chromosome 9, Zm-B73-REFERENCE-NAM-5.0, whole genome shotgun sequence:
- the LOC103638353 gene encoding AT-hook motif nuclear-localized protein 25, protein MAGMDPGGGGGAASHYLELLRAQQQQLLQQHQQAPLSPSSHVKMERSAPSPENVDPGGDQPASEGSGGSGGPTRKPRGRPLGSKNKPKPPIIITRDSPNALHSHLLEVAAGADIVECVSEYARRRCRGVCVLSGGGAVSNLALRQPGADPPGSLLATLRGQFEILSLTGTVLPPPAPPGASNLSVYVAGGQGQVMGGSVAGQLIAAGPVVLMAASFANAVYERLPLEEEEEEAATAAAAAAAVTETQGAAVEPAEGQQQEASQSSGVTGGDVGGIGHGMSLYDLGGNAAGYELPGENFGTWSGGIRPPF, encoded by the coding sequence ATGGCCGGAATGGATCccggcggcggcggtggggcCGCGTCGCACTACCTGGAACTCCTCCGTGCGCAGCAACAGCAGCTGCTACAGCAGCACCAGCAGGCGCCGCTATCCCCGTCCTCCCACGTCAAGATGGAGCGCTCCGCGCCGTCGCCGGAGAACGTCGATCCGGGCGGGGATCAGCCCGCCTCGGAGGGCAGCGGGGGGTCCGGTGGGCCGACGAGGAAGCCGCGCGGGCGGCCGCTGGGGTCAAAGAACAAGCCCAAGCCGCCTATCATCATAACGCGGGACAGCCCCAACGCGCTCCACTCCCACCTGCTCGAGGTCGCCGCCGGAGCCGACATCGTCGAGTGTGTCTCCGAGTAcgcgcgccgccgctgccgcggCGTATGCGTGCTGAGCGGAGGCGGCGCCGTCTCCAACCTCGCGCTACGCCAGCCCGGCGCCGATCCCCCGGGCAGCCTCCTCGCTACCCTGCGCGGGCAGTTCGAGATCCTGTCGCTCACGGGCACGGTGCTGCCGCCGCCCGCGCCCCCCGGGGCCAGCAACCTCAGCGTGTACGTCGCTGGCGGGCAGGGGCAGGTGATGGGCGGGAGCGTGGCCGGCCAGCTCATCGCCGCCGGGCCCGTAGTCCTCATGGCCGCGTCGTTCGCCAACGCCGTCTACGAGCGGCTGCCTCtggaggaagaggaggaggaggcggccaCGGCAGCCGCAGCCGCTGCCGCTGTCACAGAAACCCAAGGCGCAGCAGTGGAGCCGGCCGAAGGACAGCAACAGGAGGCGTCGCAGTCTTCTGGAGTGACGGGTGGCGATGTCGGCGGCATTGGTCATGGCATGTCACTGTATGATCTTGGAGGGAACGCGGCTGGCTACGAGTTGCCCGGAGAGAACTTCGGCACCTGGAGCGGTGGTATAAGGCCACCGTTTTGA